The proteins below come from a single Streptomyces sp. M92 genomic window:
- a CDS encoding elongation factor G-like protein EF-G2: protein MGDKAHTHPGAAGRATAADRPASVRNVVLVGHSGAGKTTLVEALALTAGAVNRAGRVEDGGCVSDYDEMEHRQQRSVQLSLVPVEWDGIKVNLLDTPGYADFVGELRAGLRAADAALFVVSASDGVDGSTRMVWEECAAVGMPRAIVVTHLEAARADFEEMTRICAEAFGGDDPDAVLPLYLPLHGPPAPDGHAPVTGLTGLLTRKLFDYASGERVESEPGEEQLPRIDEARSLLIEGIISESEDETLMERYLGGEQVDVKTLVEDLERAVARGVFFPVLAAAPAAEGARQGLGTVELLELVTRGFPTPLERAAPRVTTPDGVPRELRLCDPEESLVAEVVKTSSDPYVGRISLVRVFSGTLRADQTVHVSGHGLADRGHEDHDVDERIGALSTPFGKQQRPVPHVIAGDLACVAKLSRAETGDTISAKDDPLLMAPWEMPDPLLPLAIQAHSKPDEDKLSQGLARLVAEDPTMRLEQNQDTHQVVLWCLGEAHADVALERLRSRYGVQVDVVPHRVCLRETFGGRAAGRGRHVKQSGGHGQYAICEIEVEPLPGGSGIEFVDKVVGGAVPRQFIPSVEKGVRAQAAKGVAAGHPLIDVRVTLLDGKAHSVDSSDAAFQTAGALALREAAAEAKIHLLEPVAEVSVLVGDDYVGAVMSDLSGRRGKVLGTEQTSGGRTVVRAEVPEMEIGRYAVDLRSLSHGTARFDRRYARHEPMPQQVAERLREELRAAS, encoded by the coding sequence ATGGGCGACAAGGCACACACCCACCCCGGAGCCGCCGGCAGGGCAACGGCGGCCGACCGTCCCGCGTCCGTACGGAACGTGGTGCTGGTCGGCCACTCCGGAGCGGGCAAGACGACTCTGGTGGAAGCCCTCGCGCTGACGGCGGGGGCGGTGAACCGGGCGGGCCGCGTGGAGGACGGCGGCTGCGTCTCGGACTACGACGAGATGGAGCACCGGCAGCAGCGCTCCGTACAGCTCTCCCTGGTGCCCGTCGAATGGGACGGCATCAAGGTCAACCTCCTGGACACCCCCGGGTACGCCGACTTCGTCGGTGAGCTGAGGGCCGGTCTGCGCGCGGCGGACGCGGCCCTCTTCGTCGTCTCGGCCTCCGACGGGGTGGACGGCTCGACGCGCATGGTCTGGGAGGAGTGCGCCGCCGTCGGCATGCCCCGCGCCATCGTGGTCACGCACCTGGAGGCCGCCCGCGCGGACTTCGAGGAGATGACCCGGATCTGCGCGGAGGCCTTCGGCGGGGACGACCCCGACGCCGTGCTGCCGCTGTACCTGCCGCTGCACGGCCCGCCGGCGCCCGACGGGCACGCGCCCGTGACGGGGCTCACCGGACTGCTGACGCGGAAGCTGTTCGACTACGCCTCGGGCGAGCGCGTGGAGTCCGAGCCGGGCGAGGAGCAGCTGCCGCGGATCGACGAGGCCCGTTCCCTGCTGATCGAGGGGATCATCTCGGAGAGCGAGGACGAGACCCTCATGGAGCGCTACCTCGGCGGCGAACAGGTCGACGTCAAGACGCTCGTCGAGGACCTGGAGCGGGCCGTGGCGCGCGGCGTGTTCTTCCCCGTCCTGGCCGCCGCCCCCGCCGCCGAGGGCGCCCGGCAGGGGCTCGGCACGGTCGAGCTGCTGGAGCTGGTCACCCGGGGCTTCCCCACGCCCCTGGAGCGCGCGGCGCCCCGGGTCACCACGCCCGACGGTGTGCCGCGCGAGCTGCGGCTGTGCGACCCCGAGGAGTCGCTGGTCGCGGAGGTCGTCAAGACGTCCTCCGACCCGTACGTGGGGCGGATCTCGCTGGTCCGGGTGTTCTCCGGCACCCTGCGCGCCGACCAGACGGTGCACGTCTCCGGGCACGGACTGGCCGACCGGGGCCACGAGGACCATGACGTCGACGAGCGGATCGGCGCCCTGTCCACGCCGTTCGGCAAGCAGCAACGGCCGGTCCCGCACGTGATCGCGGGCGACCTGGCGTGCGTGGCCAAGCTGAGCCGCGCGGAGACCGGGGACACGATCTCGGCCAAGGACGACCCGCTGCTGATGGCCCCGTGGGAGATGCCCGACCCACTGCTGCCGCTCGCCATCCAGGCGCACAGCAAACCCGACGAGGACAAGCTCTCCCAGGGCCTGGCACGGCTGGTCGCCGAGGACCCGACGATGCGCCTGGAGCAGAACCAGGACACCCACCAGGTGGTCCTGTGGTGCCTGGGCGAGGCGCACGCCGACGTCGCCCTGGAACGGCTGCGCAGCCGCTACGGCGTCCAGGTCGACGTCGTACCCCACCGGGTCTGCCTGCGGGAGACGTTCGGCGGCAGGGCGGCCGGGCGGGGACGGCATGTCAAGCAGTCCGGCGGGCACGGACAGTACGCCATCTGCGAGATCGAGGTGGAGCCGCTGCCGGGCGGCTCGGGCATCGAGTTCGTGGACAAGGTGGTCGGCGGCGCCGTGCCCCGGCAGTTCATCCCGTCCGTCGAGAAGGGCGTGCGCGCACAGGCCGCCAAGGGCGTCGCCGCGGGCCACCCGCTGATCGACGTGCGGGTGACGCTGCTGGACGGCAAGGCGCACTCCGTGGACTCCTCCGACGCCGCCTTCCAGACGGCGGGCGCGCTGGCGCTGCGGGAGGCCGCCGCCGAGGCGAAGATCCACCTGCTGGAGCCGGTCGCCGAGGTGAGCGTGCTGGTCGGCGACGACTACGTGGGCGCCGTGATGAGCGACCTGTCGGGGCGGCGCGGCAAGGTGCTCGGCACCGAGCAGACCAGCGGCGGGCGGACCGTGGTCCGGGCCGAGGTGCCCGAGATGGAGATCGGCCGGTACGCGGTGGACCTGCGCTCCCTCTCGCACGGCACCGCGCGCTTCGACCGCCGCTACGCACGGCACGAACCGATGCCGCAGCAGGTCGCGGAGCGCCTGCGGGAGGAACTGCGAGCCGCGTCCTGA
- the pgsA gene encoding phosphatidylinositol phosphate synthase, translated as MLNKYARAFFTRVLTPFAAFLIRRGVSPDTVTLLGTAGVVAGALVFYPMGEFFWGTVVITLFVFSDLVDGNMARQLGRSSRWGAFLDSTLDRVADGAIFGGFALWYAGAGDNIALCAVSIFCLASGQVVSYTKARGESIGLPVAVNGLVERAERLVVSLVAAGFAGLHAFGVPGIQYLLPVALWIVAVGSLVTLVQRVVTVRREAAEADAAAQNSQGTEAAK; from the coding sequence ATGCTGAACAAGTACGCGCGTGCATTTTTTACGCGTGTCCTCACACCGTTCGCCGCGTTTCTCATCCGCCGGGGCGTGAGCCCGGACACGGTCACGCTGCTCGGCACCGCGGGTGTGGTCGCGGGAGCGCTGGTCTTCTACCCCATGGGCGAGTTCTTCTGGGGCACGGTCGTGATCACGCTCTTCGTCTTCTCCGACCTGGTCGACGGCAACATGGCCCGCCAGCTCGGCCGCTCCAGCCGCTGGGGCGCGTTCCTGGACTCCACGCTGGACCGGGTCGCCGACGGCGCGATCTTCGGCGGCTTCGCCCTCTGGTACGCGGGCGCGGGCGACAACATCGCGCTGTGCGCCGTGTCCATCTTCTGCCTGGCGAGCGGCCAGGTGGTGTCGTACACCAAGGCGCGCGGCGAGTCGATCGGGCTGCCGGTCGCGGTCAACGGCCTGGTCGAGCGGGCCGAGCGCCTGGTCGTCTCGCTGGTCGCCGCCGGGTTCGCGGGCCTGCACGCGTTCGGCGTGCCCGGCATCCAGTACCTGCTGCCCGTCGCCCTGTGGATCGTCGCCGTCGGCAGCCTGGTCACGTTGGTCCAGCGCGTCGTCACGGTCCGCCGCGAGGCCGCCGAGGCCGACGCCGCCGCGCAGAACAGCCAGGGCACCGAGGCGGCGAAGTGA